A genomic window from Arthrobacter globiformis includes:
- a CDS encoding helix-turn-helix domain-containing protein: MNDDDVWLTVPELAALLKLSPAAVYARLPIWPHHDPTGSDIRFTREDIEAIKELTQRRPAPVTNNVRRVPSVGTRANRARRTGQGSPR, from the coding sequence ATGAACGACGATGACGTTTGGCTCACGGTTCCGGAACTCGCTGCCCTGCTCAAGCTTTCGCCGGCTGCTGTCTACGCCCGTTTGCCGATCTGGCCTCACCACGATCCCACTGGAAGCGACATCCGTTTCACCCGTGAGGACATTGAAGCCATCAAGGAACTGACCCAGAGGCGCCCCGCCCCCGTAACCAACAACGTCCGACGGGTCCCATCCGTTGGAACACGGGCGAACCGCGCGCGCAGAACAGGGCAAGGAAGCCCCCGCTAG